The proteins below are encoded in one region of Salipiger sp. H15:
- a CDS encoding DnaJ C-terminal domain-containing protein — MSDNPYDVLGVAKTASADEIKKAYRRIAKESHPDLHPGDAAAEARFKAAGAAFELLKDPEKRARFDAGEIDASGQERPQERRFYRDFAEAADNPYRRGPRYEGFGDEADIFAEFLRRQSGGPGEGYGGYSFRARGADAQYALEVPFLDAANGGAMRITLPGGGNLEVKIPKGVADGTTLRLRGKGGPGHGGGAPGDAYVTLSVKPHAVFTRDGDDVVMVLPVTLYEAVLGAKVEVPTIAGPVMVTVPKGASSGQVLRLRGRGVAAAGRPAGDQRVELQVVMPKTVDAELAAFMEEWRKRHGYDPRKGMRV, encoded by the coding sequence ATGAGCGACAATCCCTATGACGTGCTTGGCGTTGCGAAGACCGCCAGCGCGGACGAGATCAAGAAGGCCTATCGCAGGATCGCGAAGGAGAGCCACCCCGACCTGCACCCCGGCGACGCGGCCGCCGAGGCGCGGTTCAAGGCGGCGGGGGCGGCCTTCGAGCTGCTGAAGGATCCCGAGAAGCGGGCAAGGTTCGACGCCGGCGAGATCGACGCCAGCGGGCAGGAGCGGCCGCAGGAGCGGCGCTTCTACCGCGATTTCGCCGAAGCCGCGGACAATCCCTACCGCCGCGGCCCGCGCTACGAGGGGTTCGGCGACGAGGCCGACATCTTCGCCGAGTTCCTGCGCCGCCAGTCCGGCGGGCCGGGCGAGGGCTACGGCGGCTACAGCTTCCGGGCGCGCGGGGCGGATGCGCAATACGCGCTCGAGGTGCCGTTCCTCGACGCGGCGAACGGCGGCGCGATGCGGATCACCCTGCCGGGCGGCGGCAATCTCGAGGTGAAGATCCCGAAGGGCGTCGCGGATGGCACCACCCTGCGGCTGCGCGGCAAGGGCGGGCCGGGCCATGGCGGCGGTGCGCCGGGTGATGCCTACGTGACGCTGTCGGTGAAGCCGCATGCCGTGTTCACGCGCGATGGCGACGACGTGGTGATGGTGCTGCCGGTCACGCTCTACGAGGCGGTGCTGGGGGCCAAGGTCGAGGTGCCGACGATCGCCGGGCCGGTGATGGTGACGGTGCCGAAGGGGGCCAGCAGCGGCCAGGTGCTGCGCCTGCGCGGGCGCGGCGTCGCGGCGGCGGGACGGCCCGCCGGGGACCAGCGGGTCGAGCTGCAGGTGGTGATGCCGAAGACCGTGGATGCCGAGCTTGCGGCGTTCATGGAAGAGTGGCGCAAACGCCATGGCTACGATCCGCGCAAGGGCATGAGGGTTTGA
- a CDS encoding MBL fold metallo-hydrolase, with protein sequence MKLSFHGAARQVTGSCHLIEAAGRRILIDCGMFQGAHELHDENAARFGFDPAAIDMLLLTHAHLDHCGRIPLLVKRGFSGPIVATAATRDLARLVMMDSAHLHEEEARHNRRKGRKGGHYDALYDRLDALDAVGLFGRPARYGKEIELFPGITATYFEAGHILGSASVLLEITEGARRRRLLFSGDIGPGGRVLLNDPDPPSDVDVVVMETTYGDRDHRSLESSVDEFYAAIRATQARGGNVIIPTFALERAQELLWYLREGLEQGRIDHGLDLYLDSPMAISATRVFGRHPEALGPEAARMIRSGRDPFQLPGLHFTEEARDSMELNEIRSGAVIMAGSGMCTGGRVRHHLRHNLAQPESSVIFVGFAAEGTLARIIIDGATRVKLFGDEIPVRAQIHTINGFSAHAGRRQLADWHGRLGMPEKTFLVHGEMKAMEALAPELRTGSVTLPRLGEAFEI encoded by the coding sequence ATGAAGCTCTCGTTTCACGGCGCCGCGCGGCAGGTCACCGGATCGTGCCACCTGATCGAGGCGGCGGGCCGGCGGATCCTGATCGACTGCGGCATGTTCCAGGGCGCGCACGAGCTGCACGACGAGAACGCCGCCCGCTTCGGATTCGATCCCGCCGCGATCGACATGCTGCTGCTGACCCACGCGCATCTCGATCACTGCGGGCGCATTCCGCTGCTGGTGAAGCGCGGCTTCTCCGGCCCCATCGTCGCCACCGCCGCGACGCGCGACCTTGCCCGGCTGGTGATGATGGATTCCGCGCACCTGCACGAGGAGGAGGCGCGCCACAACCGCCGCAAGGGCCGCAAGGGCGGGCATTACGACGCGCTCTACGACCGGCTCGACGCGCTCGACGCCGTCGGGCTCTTCGGACGGCCCGCGCGCTACGGCAAGGAGATCGAGCTCTTCCCCGGCATCACCGCCACCTACTTCGAGGCGGGCCACATCCTCGGCTCGGCCTCGGTCCTGCTCGAGATCACCGAGGGCGCGCGGCGGCGCAGGCTGCTCTTCTCCGGCGACATCGGGCCGGGCGGGCGCGTGCTGCTGAACGACCCGGACCCGCCGAGCGACGTGGACGTGGTGGTGATGGAGACGACCTACGGCGACCGCGACCACCGCTCGCTCGAAAGTTCGGTCGACGAGTTCTACGCCGCGATCCGCGCCACGCAGGCGCGCGGCGGCAACGTCATCATCCCGACCTTCGCGCTCGAACGCGCGCAGGAGCTGCTGTGGTACCTGCGCGAAGGGCTCGAGCAGGGCCGGATCGACCACGGGCTCGATCTCTACCTCGACTCCCCCATGGCGATCTCGGCCACGCGGGTCTTCGGGCGGCACCCCGAGGCGCTGGGGCCCGAGGCGGCGCGGATGATCCGCTCCGGGCGGGATCCGTTCCAGCTGCCCGGCCTTCACTTCACCGAGGAGGCGCGGGACTCGATGGAGCTGAACGAGATCCGCTCCGGGGCGGTGATCATGGCGGGGTCGGGCATGTGCACCGGCGGGCGCGTGCGCCACCACCTGCGCCACAACCTCGCCCAGCCCGAGTCGAGCGTGATCTTCGTCGGCTTCGCCGCCGAGGGCACGCTGGCGCGGATCATCATCGACGGCGCGACGCGGGTGAAGCTCTTCGGCGACGAAATCCCCGTGCGCGCGCAGATCCACACGATCAACGGCTTCTCGGCCCATGCCGGACGCCGCCAACTCGCGGACTGGCACGGCCGGCTCGGCATGCCGGAGAAGACCTTCCTCGTGCATGGCGAGATGAAGGCGATGGAGGCGCTCGCCCCGGAACTGCGGACAGGGTCGGTGACGCTGCCGCGGCTCGGCGAGGCCTTCGAGATCTAG
- a CDS encoding STAS/SEC14 domain-containing protein has protein sequence MIDVKDTGEHGILELRMTPPVTDTDYREHLMPALDTALTRGDRLRLLAIVEARPSEFTLGAMVQDARAGLKHWRGFDRIALVSDDAMLRTAVGGFSIFMPCPVATFPMKQADDARRWLRESLGTIQQEDLGDGMLQVRLRGKVDSAAYDDAIGDLDSFFAQHDTIRLLIDLRDFDGWQGLDALSDHFHLVRGHAKRVKRAAILGDAGWQEMAVQIGKRAFGLEAKYFPAGEIEAAKAWLGA, from the coding sequence ATGATAGACGTCAAGGACACCGGGGAGCACGGCATCCTCGAGCTGCGGATGACCCCGCCGGTCACCGACACCGACTACCGCGAGCACCTGATGCCCGCGCTCGATACCGCCCTCACGCGCGGCGACCGGCTGCGGCTGCTGGCCATCGTCGAGGCGCGCCCGTCGGAATTCACCCTCGGCGCGATGGTGCAGGACGCGCGGGCGGGGCTCAAGCACTGGCGCGGCTTCGACCGCATCGCGCTGGTGAGCGACGACGCGATGCTGCGGACCGCGGTGGGGGGCTTCTCGATCTTCATGCCCTGCCCCGTCGCCACCTTCCCGATGAAGCAGGCCGACGACGCCCGGCGCTGGCTGCGCGAGAGCCTCGGCACGATCCAGCAGGAGGATCTCGGCGACGGCATGCTGCAGGTCCGCTTGCGCGGCAAGGTCGACAGCGCCGCCTATGACGACGCGATCGGGGATCTCGACAGCTTCTTCGCCCAGCACGACACCATCCGCCTGCTCATCGACCTGCGCGACTTCGACGGCTGGCAGGGGCTCGACGCGCTGAGCGACCATTTCCACCTGGTGCGCGGCCATGCCAAGCGGGTGAAGCGCGCCGCCATCCTCGGCGACGCCGGCTGGCAGGAGATGGCGGTGCAGATCGGCAAGCGCGCCTTCGGGCTCGAGGCGAAGTATTTCCCCGCCGGCGAGATCGAGGCGGCCAAGGCCTGGCTTGGCGCCTGA
- a CDS encoding AtpZ/AtpI family protein, with the protein MTEEHRNHVAEAARRSAEREKLGQETPEPSLGARLGQIGILGWAVVVPTLLGVVLGRVADRAFGTGVFFTAPGIMIGAAIGFHAAWKWMHKQ; encoded by the coding sequence ATGACCGAGGAGCACAGGAACCACGTGGCCGAGGCGGCGCGCCGCTCGGCCGAGCGCGAGAAGCTGGGGCAGGAGACGCCCGAGCCCTCGCTCGGCGCGCGGCTCGGGCAGATCGGCATCCTCGGCTGGGCGGTGGTGGTGCCGACCCTGCTGGGGGTCGTGCTGGGGCGCGTCGCCGACCGCGCCTTCGGCACCGGGGTCTTCTTCACCGCGCCGGGGATCATGATCGGCGCCGCGATCGGCTTCCACGCCGCCTGGAAATGGATGCACAAGCAATGA
- a CDS encoding F0F1 ATP synthase subunit delta, which yields MSFDWWTLGLQTVNVLVLLWILSHFLFRPVSGMLEKRQAAATDALEHARAARTEAEAALAEARAGDAAVAERRAGLLAGAQQEAEDARRQLLEEARKEAAQLRAEAGAEALRSRAEAARALQDEAADLAIDIARRLLGRMPEEGRSAGFIAGLAGAVADLPEQTRDGLGAAGPVPVRAASAMSADEIGALKARLAEVLGREIDLALTVDPGLIAGLELDAPHAVVRNHLRADLDRIRQELLKHG from the coding sequence ATGAGCTTCGACTGGTGGACATTGGGACTTCAGACGGTCAACGTCCTGGTCCTGTTGTGGATCCTGTCGCATTTCCTGTTCCGGCCGGTGTCCGGGATGCTCGAGAAGCGGCAGGCGGCGGCGACCGATGCGCTCGAGCACGCGCGCGCCGCGCGGACCGAGGCGGAGGCCGCGCTGGCCGAGGCACGGGCCGGGGATGCCGCCGTCGCCGAGCGGCGCGCGGGTCTGCTCGCCGGGGCGCAGCAGGAAGCCGAGGATGCCAGGCGCCAGCTGCTCGAGGAGGCGCGCAAGGAGGCCGCGCAGCTGCGCGCCGAGGCCGGGGCCGAGGCCCTGCGCAGCCGCGCCGAGGCGGCGCGCGCCCTGCAGGACGAGGCGGCGGATCTCGCCATCGACATCGCGCGCCGCCTGCTCGGCCGGATGCCCGAAGAGGGCCGCAGCGCGGGCTTCATCGCGGGGCTGGCCGGGGCGGTGGCGGACCTGCCCGAGCAGACGCGGGACGGGCTGGGCGCGGCCGGGCCCGTGCCGGTGCGGGCCGCCTCGGCGATGAGCGCCGACGAGATCGGCGCGCTCAAGGCCCGCCTTGCCGAGGTCCTCGGGCGCGAGATCGATCTTGCGCTCACCGTCGATCCGGGGCTGATCGCCGGGCTCGAGCTCGACGCGCCGCACGCCGTGGTGCGCAACCATCTCCGCGCCGATCTCGACCGCATCCGGCAGGAGCTGCTGAAACATGGCTGA
- a CDS encoding ATP synthase subunit I, producing the protein MSLPAFLDTPFVLGPLALCLGFALGLWHFASLRRVTALYLGAGPAWRALTLQIGRLALLAAGLAGLALLGALPLLAGTPGLLLARQVMLRRVRTAP; encoded by the coding sequence ATGAGCCTTCCCGCCTTTCTCGACACGCCCTTCGTGCTTGGCCCGCTCGCGCTCTGCCTCGGCTTCGCGCTGGGGCTCTGGCATTTCGCCAGCCTGCGGCGGGTGACGGCACTCTATCTCGGAGCGGGCCCGGCCTGGCGCGCGCTCACGCTGCAAATTGGCCGCCTCGCGCTGCTCGCGGCGGGTCTGGCGGGGCTCGCGCTGCTCGGCGCGCTGCCGCTGCTGGCGGGCACGCCGGGCCTGCTGCTGGCGCGGCAGGTGATGCTGCGCCGGGTGCGGACGGCGCCGTGA
- a CDS encoding F0F1 ATP synthase subunit alpha, producing MADRSAEELSAGWLREGRAALSRTELAPEAEPIGRVISVADGIARVSGLPDAPLGALLHFGGGQTGFAQALDADAIDAVLFDDVTGIEAGDQVTDTGDVVRVPVGEALLGRILDPLGRPIDGGPVPETVSTLPIERPAPGIIDRALVSEPLMTGVLVVDSLFALGRGQRELIVGDRATGKTALAVEAIVNQKHTDVVCIYVAVGQRATAVERVIAAVREHGAPERCIFVVGGAGSAPGLQWIAPFAGMSMAEHFRDAGRDVLIVIDDLTRHAATHRELALLTREPPGREAYPGDIFYLHARLLERAAKLPRETGGSITALPIAETDAGNLSAYIPTNLISITDGQIVLDSHLFAANQRPAVDVGLSVSRVGGKAQAPALRAVSGRVRLDYAQFQELEMFTRFGGISSSRVTAQITRGEHIRALLSQPRYAGLRLVDQVALLAALAEGRLDPLRTELLPELRRRLPGRIDAEGGDAATAVQQTGALDDTQRAALVALVAGLVAELGAAEAGG from the coding sequence ATGGCTGACCGGAGCGCAGAGGAGCTTTCCGCCGGCTGGCTGCGCGAGGGCCGCGCCGCGCTGTCGCGCACCGAGCTGGCGCCCGAGGCGGAACCCATCGGCCGGGTGATCTCGGTGGCGGACGGGATCGCGCGGGTCTCCGGCCTGCCCGACGCCCCGCTTGGCGCGCTGCTGCATTTCGGCGGCGGACAGACGGGTTTCGCGCAGGCGCTGGACGCCGACGCGATCGACGCCGTGCTCTTCGACGACGTCACCGGGATCGAGGCGGGCGATCAGGTGACCGACACCGGCGACGTCGTGCGGGTGCCGGTCGGCGAGGCGCTGCTCGGGCGGATCCTCGACCCGCTGGGGCGGCCGATCGACGGCGGGCCGGTGCCAGAGACGGTCAGCACCCTGCCCATCGAGCGCCCCGCGCCGGGGATCATCGACCGCGCGCTGGTCTCCGAGCCGCTGATGACCGGGGTGCTGGTGGTCGACAGCCTCTTCGCGCTCGGCCGCGGCCAGCGCGAGCTGATCGTCGGCGACCGGGCCACCGGAAAGACCGCGCTCGCGGTCGAGGCGATCGTCAACCAGAAGCACACCGACGTCGTGTGCATCTACGTCGCCGTCGGCCAGCGCGCCACGGCGGTCGAGCGGGTCATCGCGGCGGTGCGCGAGCATGGCGCGCCAGAGCGCTGCATCTTCGTCGTCGGCGGCGCGGGCAGCGCGCCCGGCCTTCAGTGGATCGCGCCCTTTGCGGGGATGAGCATGGCCGAGCATTTCCGCGACGCGGGGCGCGACGTGCTCATCGTCATCGACGACCTCACGCGCCACGCCGCCACCCACCGCGAGCTGGCGCTGCTCACCCGCGAGCCGCCGGGGCGCGAGGCCTACCCGGGCGACATCTTCTACCTTCACGCGCGGCTGCTCGAGCGGGCGGCGAAACTGCCGCGCGAGACCGGCGGCTCGATCACCGCGCTGCCCATCGCCGAGACCGACGCGGGCAACCTCTCGGCCTATATCCCGACCAACCTCATATCGATCACCGACGGGCAGATCGTGCTCGACTCCCACCTCTTCGCCGCGAACCAGCGCCCGGCGGTGGATGTCGGCCTGTCGGTGAGCCGGGTCGGCGGCAAGGCGCAGGCCCCGGCGCTGCGGGCGGTGTCGGGCCGGGTGCGGCTCGACTACGCGCAGTTCCAGGAGCTCGAGATGTTCACCCGCTTCGGCGGCATCTCGAGCAGCCGGGTGACGGCGCAGATCACCCGGGGCGAGCATATCCGGGCGCTGCTGAGCCAGCCGCGCTACGCGGGGTTGCGGCTGGTCGATCAGGTGGCGCTGCTGGCGGCGCTGGCCGAGGGCAGGCTCGACCCGCTGCGGACAGAGCTGCTGCCCGAGCTGCGCCGGCGCCTGCCGGGACGGATCGACGCGGAGGGCGGCGACGCGGCGACGGCGGTGCAGCAGACCGGCGCGCTGGACGACACGCAGCGCGCGGCGCTGGTCGCGCTGGTGGCCGGGCTGGTGGCCGAGCTTGGCGCGGCGGAGGCGGGCGGATGA
- a CDS encoding F0F1 ATP synthase subunit A, with protein MDSPLSLEPLFRLGPVPITAPVVVTWAILVLLALGSWLATRRLSLTPGRMQTVLELFVTAVDAQVRDTMQRDPAPFRVLIGTIFLFVLVANWSSLVPGVEPPTARLETDAALALIVFAATIWYGIAAQGLRGYLATFAEPSWVMIPLNVVEQITRTFSLIVRLFGNVMSGVFVVGIILSLAGLLVPIPLMALDLLTGAVQAYIFAVLATVFIGAAVGEQEPPVPSAKETRP; from the coding sequence ATGGACAGCCCGCTCTCCCTCGAGCCGCTGTTCCGCCTCGGGCCGGTGCCGATCACCGCGCCGGTGGTGGTGACCTGGGCGATCCTCGTGCTGCTGGCCCTCGGCTCCTGGCTCGCCACGCGCCGCCTGTCGCTGACCCCGGGCCGGATGCAGACCGTGCTCGAGCTTTTCGTCACCGCGGTCGACGCGCAGGTGCGCGACACGATGCAGCGCGACCCGGCGCCGTTCCGCGTGCTGATCGGCACGATCTTCCTCTTCGTGCTGGTGGCCAACTGGTCCTCGCTGGTGCCGGGCGTCGAGCCGCCCACCGCCCGGCTCGAGACCGATGCCGCGCTGGCGCTGATCGTCTTCGCCGCGACCATCTGGTACGGCATCGCGGCGCAGGGGCTGAGGGGCTATCTCGCCACCTTCGCCGAGCCTTCCTGGGTGATGATCCCGCTCAACGTGGTCGAGCAGATCACCCGCACCTTCTCGCTGATCGTGCGCCTCTTCGGCAACGTGATGAGCGGCGTCTTCGTCGTCGGGATCATCCTGTCGCTGGCCGGGCTGCTGGTGCCGATCCCGCTGATGGCGCTCGACCTGCTGACCGGCGCCGTCCAGGCCTACATCTTCGCCGTGCTCGCCACCGTCTTCATCGGCGCCGCCGTGGGCGAGCAGGAGCCGCCCGTCCCATCCGCAAAGGAGACCCGCCCATGA
- a CDS encoding F0F1 ATP synthase subunit epsilon — MSGLHLTVTTPMTVLVDETGVTSVRAEDRSGGFGILPGHTEFLTVLPASVLRWRSAGGGLRFCALRSGLLTVENGTHVAVACREGVLGDDLHALEAEVDTLRAADADADRRERVEQMRLHASAVRQLMQYLRPGRPAGPAAGPFAGRAPGGEAP, encoded by the coding sequence ATGAGCGGGCTGCATCTCACCGTCACCACGCCGATGACCGTGCTCGTCGACGAGACCGGCGTCACCTCGGTGCGGGCCGAGGACCGCAGCGGCGGCTTCGGCATCCTGCCCGGCCACACCGAGTTCCTGACCGTCCTGCCCGCCTCGGTGCTGCGCTGGCGGAGTGCCGGCGGCGGGCTGCGTTTCTGCGCCCTGCGCAGCGGGCTGCTGACGGTGGAGAACGGAACGCATGTCGCCGTGGCCTGCCGCGAGGGGGTGCTCGGCGACGATCTGCACGCGCTCGAGGCCGAGGTCGATACCCTGCGCGCCGCCGATGCCGACGCCGACCGGCGCGAGCGGGTCGAGCAGATGCGGCTCCATGCCAGCGCGGTGCGCCAGCTGATGCAATACCTGCGCCCGGGGCGCCCGGCGGGTCCGGCCGCCGGGCCCTTCGCGGGCCGCGCACCGGGAGGGGAGGCGCCATGA
- a CDS encoding FoF1 ATP synthase subunit gamma, with protein sequence MSGTLADVEARIGTVHKLSAVIAAMRGIAASRLQDAQGHLGAIRLYAATIGEAIGQALALVPQDRAAPGAAPGGGALFIVLCAEQGFAGSFSARVLDAAREALQGARGGADVLLVGDRGLAVAQDYGIATSWVAPMIAHPARTPHLAGRIAEAVFARVSDGRASSVTLLHAAPGGAGGYEVTRKQLVPFDYSRFPHPGTALEPRITLPPEELLSRLVEEYVFAEISEALMLSFAAENEARMRAMIAAHDNVTGSLETLVGQARRLRQDAITEEIMELATGSTPAR encoded by the coding sequence ATGAGCGGCACCCTGGCTGACGTCGAGGCGCGCATCGGCACCGTGCACAAGCTCTCGGCGGTGATCGCCGCGATGCGCGGCATCGCCGCCTCGCGGCTGCAGGACGCGCAGGGGCACCTCGGCGCGATCCGCCTCTACGCGGCCACCATCGGCGAGGCCATCGGGCAGGCCCTTGCGCTCGTGCCGCAGGACCGCGCCGCGCCGGGGGCCGCGCCCGGCGGCGGCGCGCTCTTCATCGTGCTCTGCGCCGAGCAGGGCTTTGCCGGCAGCTTCTCGGCACGGGTGCTCGACGCGGCGCGGGAGGCGCTGCAGGGCGCGCGGGGCGGGGCCGACGTGCTGCTGGTCGGCGACCGCGGGCTGGCGGTGGCGCAGGACTACGGCATCGCCACGAGCTGGGTCGCGCCGATGATCGCCCACCCGGCGCGCACGCCGCACCTTGCCGGGCGGATCGCCGAGGCGGTCTTTGCGCGGGTCTCGGACGGGCGGGCAAGCTCGGTCACGCTGCTCCATGCCGCGCCGGGCGGGGCGGGGGGCTACGAGGTGACGCGCAAGCAGCTGGTGCCCTTCGACTATTCGCGCTTTCCGCATCCCGGCACGGCGCTCGAGCCGCGGATCACCCTGCCGCCGGAGGAGCTGCTCTCGCGGCTGGTCGAGGAATACGTCTTTGCCGAGATCAGCGAGGCGCTCATGCTGTCCTTCGCCGCCGAGAACGAGGCGCGGATGCGCGCGATGATCGCCGCGCATGACAATGTCACCGGCTCGCTCGAGACGCTGGTCGGGCAGGCCCGGCGGCTGCGGCAGGACGCGATCACCGAGGAAATCATGGAGCTCGCGACCGGCAGCACGCCGGCGCGGTGA
- the atpD gene encoding F0F1 ATP synthase subunit beta — MGARNIEPDGEVVAIRGAVVDVRFAGAALPKIDEAVRIRRADGGGVMIEVQAHLDAATVRGIALQDTAGLRRGARAERIGGPVEVPVGEAVLGRLLDVTGRPGDAKGELPPDVKRSPIHRPPPPFRARAGASEMFHTGIKVFDLLTPLAQGSKAAMFGGAGVGKTVLVMELIHAMVASYEGISVFSGVGERSREGHELLVEMTAAGVLGRTVLVYGQMNEPPGARWRVPLTALTIAEHFRDEAQRNVLLLMDNVFRFVQAGAEVSGLLGRLPSRVGYQPTLGTEVAELQERIASTGAASVTAVEAVYVPADDFTDPAVTTIAAHVDSMVVLSRAMAADGMYPAIDPVASSSILLDPLVLGEEHVRVANEVRRAIEHYRGLQDVISLLGMEELGREDRQIVERARRLQRFLTQPFTVTEAFTGIPGRSVPVDETIRGCKAILAGECDDWDEAALYMVGTLDEARQKQAAGRDAA, encoded by the coding sequence ATGGGTGCCCGGAACATCGAACCTGACGGAGAGGTCGTCGCCATCCGCGGCGCGGTGGTCGACGTGCGCTTCGCCGGCGCCGCCCTGCCGAAGATCGACGAGGCGGTGCGGATCCGGCGCGCGGACGGCGGCGGGGTGATGATCGAGGTGCAGGCGCATCTCGACGCCGCCACCGTGCGCGGCATCGCGCTGCAGGACACCGCCGGGCTGCGGCGCGGCGCGCGGGCCGAGCGGATCGGCGGGCCGGTCGAGGTGCCGGTGGGCGAGGCGGTGCTGGGCCGGCTGCTCGACGTCACCGGCCGCCCCGGCGACGCCAAGGGCGAGCTGCCGCCGGACGTGAAGCGCAGCCCCATCCACCGCCCGCCGCCGCCCTTCCGCGCCCGCGCCGGGGCCTCCGAGATGTTCCACACCGGGATCAAGGTCTTCGACCTGCTGACCCCGCTGGCGCAGGGCAGCAAGGCGGCGATGTTCGGCGGCGCGGGGGTCGGCAAGACGGTGCTGGTGATGGAGCTGATCCACGCCATGGTCGCGAGCTACGAGGGCATCTCGGTCTTTTCCGGGGTCGGCGAGCGCTCGCGCGAGGGGCACGAGCTGCTGGTCGAGATGACCGCCGCCGGGGTTCTGGGCCGCACCGTGCTGGTCTACGGCCAGATGAACGAGCCGCCCGGTGCGCGCTGGCGGGTGCCGCTGACCGCGCTGACCATCGCCGAGCATTTCCGCGACGAGGCGCAGCGCAACGTGCTGTTGCTGATGGACAACGTCTTCCGCTTCGTGCAGGCCGGGGCCGAGGTCTCGGGCCTGCTCGGGCGGCTGCCGTCGCGGGTGGGCTACCAGCCGACGCTCGGCACGGAGGTGGCCGAGCTGCAGGAGCGCATCGCCTCGACCGGCGCCGCCTCGGTCACCGCGGTCGAGGCGGTCTACGTGCCCGCCGACGACTTCACCGACCCCGCCGTCACCACCATCGCCGCGCATGTGGACAGCATGGTGGTGCTGTCGCGCGCCATGGCGGCCGACGGCATGTACCCGGCGATCGACCCCGTCGCCTCGTCCTCGATCCTGCTCGACCCGCTGGTGCTGGGCGAGGAGCACGTGCGCGTCGCCAACGAGGTGCGCCGGGCGATCGAGCATTACCGGGGGCTGCAGGACGTGATCTCGCTGCTCGGCATGGAGGAGCTGGGCCGCGAGGACCGGCAGATCGTCGAGCGGGCGCGGCGGCTGCAGCGCTTCCTCACCCAGCCCTTCACCGTGACCGAGGCCTTCACCGGCATCCCCGGCCGCTCGGTGCCCGTCGACGAGACCATCAGGGGCTGCAAGGCGATCCTCGCGGGCGAGTGCGACGACTGGGACGAGGCGGCGCTCTACATGGTCGGCACATTGGACGAGGCGCGCCAGAAGCAGGCCGCCGGGAGGGACGCGGCATGA
- a CDS encoding TIGR00730 family Rossman fold protein: protein MTDDSAGGPASGTPAPDRQVDLPWCVPKPAAEDARAPDLVRRIMASPGYREGDHDVEFLDRDDMRGVRLLLDYQKAETLLQVHGIAHAIVVFGATRIPEPARALAEVAAREAALARAPQDPELARCLAIARRIAAKSAYYEVARAFGRIVGEQEGQHGNRLVVVTGGGPGIMEAANRGSREAGARSVGLNITLPHEQYPNPYLTPDLCFRFHYFALRKLHFLKRARALVVFPGGYGTMDELFETLTLIQTRKILPVPVVLVGEAYWRRAFDVDFLVEEGVIDPEDRDLFWYAEEAGEIWDGIQDWYRRAGREITGAAPGHAEDR from the coding sequence ATGACCGATGACAGCGCCGGGGGCCCGGCCTCCGGAACCCCGGCCCCGGACCGGCAGGTGGACCTGCCCTGGTGCGTCCCCAAGCCCGCGGCCGAGGACGCGCGGGCGCCGGATCTCGTGCGCCGGATCATGGCGAGCCCCGGCTACCGCGAGGGCGACCACGACGTCGAGTTCCTCGACCGGGACGACATGCGCGGGGTGCGGCTGCTGCTCGACTACCAGAAGGCCGAGACGCTGCTGCAGGTGCATGGCATCGCCCATGCGATCGTGGTCTTCGGCGCGACGCGCATTCCCGAGCCGGCCCGCGCCCTTGCCGAGGTGGCGGCGCGCGAGGCGGCGCTGGCCCGCGCCCCGCAGGACCCGGAGCTCGCCCGCTGCCTCGCCATCGCGCGGCGGATCGCCGCGAAGAGCGCCTATTACGAGGTCGCGCGCGCCTTCGGCAGGATCGTCGGCGAGCAGGAGGGCCAGCACGGCAACCGGCTGGTGGTGGTGACCGGCGGCGGGCCGGGGATCATGGAGGCGGCGAACCGCGGCAGCCGCGAGGCCGGGGCGCGCAGCGTCGGGCTCAACATCACCCTGCCGCACGAGCAGTACCCGAACCCCTATCTCACCCCCGACCTCTGCTTTCGCTTCCACTATTTCGCGCTGCGCAAGCTGCACTTCCTCAAGCGCGCCCGGGCGCTGGTGGTCTTCCCCGGCGGCTACGGCACGATGGACGAGCTCTTCGAGACGCTGACGCTGATCCAGACCCGCAAGATCCTGCCGGTGCCGGTGGTGCTGGTCGGCGAGGCCTACTGGCGGCGCGCCTTCGACGTCGACTTCCTCGTCGAGGAGGGGGTGATCGACCCCGAGGACCGCGACCTCTTCTGGTACGCCGAGGAGGCGGGCGAGATCTGGGATGGTATCCAAGACTGGTACCGCCGCGCCGGGCGCGAGATCACCGGCGCCGCGCCGGGGCATGCCGAGGACAGGTGA
- a CDS encoding F0F1 ATP synthase subunit C — translation MTANLVQIVSILAAALAVSFGAIGPALAEGRAVAAAMDAIARQPEAAGTLSRTLFVGLAMIETMAIYTLVIALLLLFANPFV, via the coding sequence ATGACCGCAAACCTTGTCCAGATCGTCAGCATCCTTGCCGCCGCGCTCGCCGTGTCCTTCGGGGCCATCGGCCCGGCGCTGGCCGAGGGCCGCGCCGTGGCCGCCGCCATGGACGCCATCGCCCGCCAGCCCGAGGCCGCGGGCACGCTCAGCCGCACGCTCTTCGTCGGGCTCGCGATGATCGAGACCATGGCGATCTACACGCTGGTGATCGCGCTGCTGCTGCTCTTCGCCAACCCCTTCGTCTGA